The following proteins come from a genomic window of Planctomycetota bacterium:
- a CDS encoding phosphatase PAP2 family protein, with amino-acid sequence MKNLYAFDLVILGYAAILTAVVVVFRPPGAALYLGYHALVLILIALLVWAHRRFGGRFWTFCRYWYVVLIVLASFRELHYLVPQVHPFDDHRYDRFLADLDRRWFGDVDAFFLSFHPLAMDFLHACYWFYFPSILLPGGILYARGEWETLRRYVTVILTGFYVSYLGYLLVPAIGPHHFYPSRPPVLDGWFLGRRAHAAILAMEWRMPDAFPSGHTLMSLLVLWFSWGSLRKFFWAALVPASGCVFATVALRYHYVVDVLASLALLPLVLAAGQALHRAWERRVPARDPAPRRG; translated from the coding sequence ATGAAAAACCTGTACGCATTCGACCTGGTGATCCTGGGATACGCGGCCATCCTGACGGCCGTGGTCGTCGTCTTCCGCCCGCCGGGGGCGGCCCTCTATCTGGGCTACCATGCGCTGGTTCTCATTCTCATCGCGCTTCTCGTCTGGGCCCATCGGCGGTTCGGCGGACGCTTCTGGACCTTTTGCCGCTACTGGTACGTGGTTCTGATCGTCCTGGCCTCGTTCCGCGAGCTTCATTACCTCGTGCCCCAGGTCCATCCGTTCGACGACCATCGATACGACCGTTTCCTGGCGGACCTCGACCGCCGCTGGTTCGGCGACGTGGACGCTTTTTTTCTCTCGTTCCACCCCCTGGCCATGGATTTCCTCCATGCCTGTTACTGGTTCTACTTCCCGTCCATTCTCCTGCCGGGGGGGATTCTCTACGCGCGCGGGGAATGGGAAACGCTCCGCCGGTACGTCACGGTGATTCTCACCGGCTTTTACGTTTCGTACCTGGGTTACCTCCTCGTGCCCGCCATCGGACCCCACCACTTCTATCCTTCGAGGCCCCCGGTTCTGGACGGCTGGTTCCTGGGCCGGCGCGCGCACGCGGCCATCCTCGCCATGGAATGGCGGATGCCGGACGCGTTTCCCAGCGGGCACACGCTGATGTCGCTTCTGGTGCTGTGGTTCTCGTGGGGATCGCTGCGGAAGTTCTTCTGGGCGGCGCTGGTGCCGGCCTCCGGATGCGTGTTCGCCACCGTGGCGTTGCGGTACCACTACGTGGTCGACGTCCTGGCCTCGCTGGCGCTGCTGCCGCTCGTCCTCGCGGCAGGCCAGGCCCTCCACCGGGCATGGGAGCGCCGGGTTCCGGCGCGGGATCCGGCGCCCCGGCGGGGGTGA
- a CDS encoding RsmE family RNA methyltransferase, giving the protein MPRFFVERIEDPVVLPPREARHAVRVLRLGPGDTVTVFDGREAWRGEIESVHGRVTVRLRERLPPVRLPAVTVASAVPKGSRLDWMIEKLAELGVSEFVPVRFARSVASLGEGRRRRLEKIALAAAKQSGAPLLRVAPERPLQEIPSDWWLASPGAEAPLPGGQGGAVVVGPEGGLTPEEQARFARRGSLGPTTLRIETAAVVAAARLRGP; this is encoded by the coding sequence ATGCCCCGGTTCTTCGTCGAACGGATCGAGGATCCCGTGGTCCTCCCGCCCCGGGAGGCGCGCCACGCCGTCCGCGTTCTTCGCCTGGGCCCCGGGGATACGGTAACCGTCTTCGACGGCCGCGAGGCGTGGCGGGGGGAGATTGAGTCGGTCCACGGCCGGGTGACCGTCCGGCTTCGGGAGCGCCTGCCTCCGGTGAGACTTCCGGCCGTCACGGTGGCCTCCGCGGTGCCCAAAGGAAGCCGCCTGGACTGGATGATCGAGAAGCTCGCGGAGCTGGGCGTTTCGGAATTCGTGCCGGTGCGGTTCGCCCGGAGCGTGGCTTCGCTCGGGGAAGGGCGGCGGCGGCGCCTGGAGAAGATCGCGCTGGCCGCGGCCAAGCAGTCCGGCGCGCCGCTCCTGCGGGTGGCGCCCGAGCGCCCTCTCCAGGAGATCCCTTCCGATTGGTGGCTGGCCAGCCCCGGGGCGGAGGCGCCGCTTCCGGGCGGCCAGGGAGGAGCCGTCGTCGTGGGCCCGGAGGGGGGCTTGACGCCCGAGGAGCAAGCCCGGTTCGCCCGCCGGGGATCGCTCGGTCCGACGACGCTGCGCATCGAGACGGCGGCCGTGGTGGCGGCGGCCCGGCTCCGGGGCCCGTAG
- a CDS encoding FmdB family zinc ribbon protein, whose product MPTYDYACSACRHRFERFESIRDDGPKECPRCGRRRARRLLGTGGGLIFRGSGFYTTDYGRSTGGGETSRKDGHEGKEPKK is encoded by the coding sequence ATGCCTACCTACGATTATGCCTGCTCCGCGTGCCGTCACCGGTTCGAGCGTTTTGAGTCGATCCGAGACGACGGGCCCAAGGAATGTCCCCGGTGCGGGCGCCGGAGGGCGCGCCGGCTTTTGGGCACGGGCGGGGGCCTGATCTTCCGGGGGAGTGGGTTCTACACGACCGACTACGGGCGTTCGACGGGCGGCGGCGAAACGTCGCGGAAGGACGGTCACGAGGGAAAGGAGCCCAAGAAATGA